A stretch of Argiope bruennichi chromosome 10, qqArgBrue1.1, whole genome shotgun sequence DNA encodes these proteins:
- the LOC129987473 gene encoding uncharacterized protein LOC129987473, with the protein MDRKLYCIKVVDEDRYDPAYGVEPMDCTESPEGPPRRRELKKGDYQLITLFKADDPSYDHDTMGLDDGDTLSSTSSEYFTCEEDLTSNKSSPGSEISDSELDVVESELNNIFMDIQRLSRRLQQANNQNHTLQSNVGRFQRNILKADNKIKKLFY; encoded by the exons ATGGA CCGCAAGCTTTATTGCATCAAAGTCGTGGATGAAGACCGATACGATCCGGCCTACGGTGTTGAACCTATGGATTGCACTGAATCTCCGGAg GGGCCACCTCGGAGACGGGAACTCAAAAAGGGTGATTATCAGCTGATCACTCTCTTTAAAGCAGATGATCCATCATACGACCA TGACACCATGGGTCTTGATGATGGTGATACTTTGAGTTCCACTTCTTCGGAGTACTTTACCTGCGAAGAAGATCTCACCTCCAACAAGTCATCACCTGGCAGCGAG atCTCTGATTCTGAGTTGGACGTCGTCGAGTCGGAATTAAATAACATCTTCATGGATATACAACGACTTTCCCGACGACTCCAACAGGCCAACAACCAGAATCACACATTACAATCTAACGTAGGCCGCTTTCAGAGGAACATATTGAAGGCtgacaataaaattaagaaactg TTCTACTGA